A window of the Alnus glutinosa chromosome 4, dhAlnGlut1.1, whole genome shotgun sequence genome harbors these coding sequences:
- the LOC133866952 gene encoding dehydration-responsive element-binding protein 2A-like, whose protein sequence is MAEKQRNSRKRRSGCDSVEETLAKWRKLNDELDSGKDGELAHKVQAKGSKKGCMRGKGGPENKNYKYRGVRQRTWGKWVAEIRQPLNKSCVQVRSGSRLWLGTFSTAVEAAHAYDKAARAMYGPLARVNFPEHVVESMPLDTSKSSSNHFEASNTEAPEVKEARINPLSSISMPLDYSEVSVEELKEKQDCFEVSVSDESMQETKSNPDVAHNLKEKPDCFEDYFPHQFQKSAVDHLQGSSNHMQEPHLGVEYSSDISSPECYLGLSDLLSDLDGGDNLDTLSLDYDFCLSEESEFFQALFHD, encoded by the exons ATGGCTGAAAA GCAAAGAAATTCACGGAAGAGACGCAGTGGATGTGATTCAGTTGAGGAGACTCTTGCAAAGTGGAGGAAATTGAATGATGAACTTGATTCTGGAAAAGATGGAGAATTGGCGCATAAGGTTCAAGCCAAGGGCTCGAAAAAGGGTTGCATGCGAGGAAAAGGCGGCCCTGAGAACAAGAATTACAAATATAGAGGTGTGAGACAGAGGACTTGGGGCAAGTGGGTTGCTGAAATCCGTCAACCGCTTAACAAGTCTTGTGTACAAGTGAGAAGTGGGAGTCGACTTTGGCTCGGTACTTTTAGCACTGCTGTTGAAGCAGCTCATGCTTATGATAAAGCCGCAAGGGCTATGTATGGTCCTTTAGCCCGCGTTAACTTCCCCGAGCATGTTGTGGAATCAATGCCTCTGGATACATCTAAAAGCTCATCAAATCATTTTGAAGCATCTAATACTGAGGCTCCTGAAGTTAAGGAAGCAAGGATTAATCCATTGTCTTCTATAAGCATGCCTTTGGATTATTCTGAAGTTTCTGTTGAGGAATTGAAGGAAAAACAAGACTGTTTTGAGGTTAGTGTGTCTGATGAATCAATGCAGGAAACAAAGTCAAATCCAGATGTAGCCCACAATTTGAAGGAGAAACCTGATTGCTTTGAGGATTATTTTCCACACCAGTTTCAGAAGTCAGCAGTTGATCACTTGCAAGGGAGCTCAAATCATATGCAGGAGCCACACTTAGGTGTGGAATACAGCTCGGATATCTCGAGTCCGGAGTGTTATCTTGGCTTATCGGATCTGCTGTCAGATTTAGATGGGGGTGACAATCTAGATACATTGAGCCTGGATTACGATTTCTGCTTATCGGAAGAGAGTGAATTTTTTCAAGCATTGTTCCATGATTGA